Proteins from a single region of Aerococcus viridans:
- the rpoE gene encoding DNA-directed RNA polymerase subunit delta, which yields MELKGFAGQNKEQLSMVEVAYQILVETNNVFEFNDLLAEIQDFLNMPQDELESKMANFYTEMNYDGSFISLGDNRWGLREWYAVDSIDEEIVSSIDDDDIKAKHKGSKSLLASVEDEDLIDYASDDPEDVDYVEDEEDYDDEEEDEEDEISAYSSDLGELGDDEEEEDLEDGLEGDLSLVDEDDDEEDEEDF from the coding sequence GTGGAATTAAAAGGATTTGCTGGTCAAAACAAAGAACAGTTATCAATGGTCGAAGTCGCATACCAAATTTTAGTAGAAACGAATAATGTATTCGAGTTCAATGATTTATTAGCTGAAATTCAAGATTTCTTGAATATGCCACAAGATGAATTAGAAAGTAAAATGGCGAATTTCTACACAGAAATGAACTATGACGGTAGCTTTATCTCTTTAGGAGACAACCGTTGGGGCTTACGTGAATGGTATGCAGTTGATTCAATCGATGAAGAAATTGTTTCGTCAATTGATGATGACGATATCAAAGCTAAACACAAAGGTAGCAAGAGTCTATTGGCTTCTGTTGAAGATGAAGACTTAATCGACTACGCGTCTGATGACCCAGAAGATGTGGACTACGTTGAAGACGAAGAAGATTACGATGACGAAGAAGAAGATGAAGAAGACGAAATTTCAGCTTACTCTTCTGATTTAGGTGAATTAGGCGACGACGAGGAAGAAGAAGATCTTGAAGATGGTCTTGAAGGCGACCTTAGCTTAGTTGACGAAGATGATGATGAGGAAGACGAAGAAGACTTCTAG